A genome region from Hevea brasiliensis isolate MT/VB/25A 57/8 chromosome 7, ASM3005281v1, whole genome shotgun sequence includes the following:
- the LOC110663011 gene encoding uncharacterized protein LOC110663011: MASLAIVHSFCSVLPSRSLKNQTLTLTTHSRFLSSASFLKLNQQSLLLPKFRLLKPTPRNSRCAPVVFAAQFDFFKVIQTAWKVGKDGVEAGTNLVPDSVPRPIARISVTVVALAISLFMLKSFLSTAFFALATMGFVYFIFIALNKDKGPRGGGDSDSSEDPLEEARRIMDKYK, encoded by the exons ATGGCTTCTTTAGCCATTGTTCATAGCTTCTGCTCCGTATTACCTTCCCGCTCTCTCAAAAACCAAACCCTAACACTGACTACCCATTCCCGGTTTCTTTCCTCTGCTTCCTTTCTAAAACTCAACCAGCAATCACTTCTCCTTCCGAAATTTCGACTTCTCAAGCCCACACCTCGCAATTCTAGGTGCGCTCCCGTCGTCTTCGCCGCTCAGTTTGATTTCTTTAAAG TTATTCAAACAGCATGGAAGGTTGGGAAGGATGGTGTTGAAGCAGGAACTAATCTGGTGCCT GACTCTGTACCAAGACCAATTGCAAGGATTTCAGTAACAGTTGTAGCACTGGCCATTTCACTTTTTATGCTGAAGTCATTTCTATCTACGGCTTTCTTTGCTCTG GCTACAATGGGATTCGTATATTTCATCTTCATTGCCTTGAACAAGGATAAAGGACCAAGAGGTGGTGGAGATTCAGATTCTTCAGAGGATCCTTTAGAAGAAGCCAGAAGAATAATGGATAAGTACAAGTAA
- the LOC110663002 gene encoding alcohol dehydrogenase 1, which yields MSSYMGHRLTGTNLTPPFNKLNKKSFDTYFSSIKAAFWGLETKGFRSIHSPIESAMSSTAGLVIPCKAAVAWEAGKPLVIEQVEVAPPQALEVRIKIKYTSLCHTDLYFWEAKGQTPLFPRIFGHEAAGIVESVGEGVSDLKVGDHVLPVFTGECGECRHCQSEESNMCDLLRINTDRGVMISDGKSRFSIDGVPINHFLGTSTFSEYTVVHRGCLAKLNPLAPLDKVCVLSCGISTGLGATLNVAKPKKGSSVAVFGLGAVGLAAAEGARIAGASRIIGVDLNPSRFEEAKKFGVTEFVNPKEHDRPVQQVIAEMTNGGVDRSVECTGHIDAMIAAFECVHDGWGVAVLVGVPNKEAVFMTKPINLLNERTLKGTFFGNYKPRTDLPSVVEMYMNKKLELDKFITHRLPFSDINKAFELMLKGQGLRCIINMEE from the exons ATGTCTTCTTACATGGGTCACAGGCTGACAGGCACAAATTTGACACCACCCTTTAATAAGTTAAACAAGAAGAGCTTTGACACTTATTTCTCCTCTATTAAAGCTGCCTTCTGGGGTTTAGAAACAAAGGGATTTCGTTCAATCCATTCTCCTATTGAATCAGCTATGTCCAGCACTGCCGGTCTTGTTATTCCTTGCAAAG CTGCAGTGGCATGGGAGGCAGGGAAGCCATTGGTGATTGAGCAAGTGGAGGTAGCCCCACCGCAGGCCTTGGAAGTGAGGATCAAAATCAAATATACCTCGCTTTGCCATACTGATCTCTACTTCTGGGAAGCCAAG GGCCAGACGCCGTTGTTTCCTCGCATATTTGGACATGAAGCTGCAGG AATCGTTGAGAGTGTTGGGGAAGGCGTATCAGATCTCaaggttggggatcatgtccttcCTGTATTTACTGGAGAATGTGGGGAATGCAGGCACTGCCAGTCTGAGGAAAGTAACATGTGTGATTTGCTGAGAATAAACACTGACAGGGGTGTCATGATTAGTGATGGCAAATCTAGGTTTTCAATTGACGGGGTGCCGATAAATCATTTTCTCGGCACATCAACCTTTAGCGAATACACAGTTGTGCATAGAGGTTGCCTTGCAAAGCTCAATCCATTAGCACCTTTGGATAAAGTCTGCGTTCTCAGTTGCGGCATCTCAACAG GACTGGGTGCGACATTGAATGTGGCTAAACCAAAAAAAGGTTCCTCAGTTGCTGTTTTTGGATTGGGAGCTGTAGGCCTAGCA GCTGCAGAAGGTGCAAGAATTGCTGGAGCATCTAGGATcattggggtggatttgaacccCAGTAGATTTGAGGAAG CCAAGAAGTTTGGTGTAACTGAATTCGTGAACCCAAAGGAACATGACAGACCAGTTCAACAG GTAATTGCAGAGATGACAAACGGCGGAGTCGACAGGAGTGTAGAGTGTACAGGCCATATTGATGCCATGATCGCAGCTTTTGAATGTGTCCATGAT GGATGGGGGGTGGCAGTGCTAGTTGGTGTGCCCAACAAGGAAGCAGTTTTCATGACTAAGCCAATCAATTTACTCAATGAAAGAACTCTTAAAGGAACCTTCTTTGGGAACTACAAACCGCGGACTGACCTTCCATCTGTTGTTGAGATGTACATGAACAAG AAGTTGGAATTGGACAAGTTTATTACTCATAGGCTGCCTTTTTCTGATATCAATAAGGCCTTTGAGTTAATGCTGAAGGGGCAGGGCTTGCGGTGCATTATTAACATGGAAGAGTAG
- the LOC110649082 gene encoding pentatricopeptide repeat-containing protein At5g48910, producing MNSTMYETTTATRATHPSSLFPQITRCKSIAQLNQIHAHFIKTGLVRDPLAAAEILKFLSLSNHRDVNYARKFFAQIREPNCFSWNTVIRAFAEADDDDSQNDSDCYKNPFEAFLYFCQMCSDGFVEPNRFTFPSVLKACTKTARLQEGKQVHGFVVKLGLDSDEFVASNLVRMYVMCGLMEDAYVLFMKNVSEYDNPSKLPRDKRTQEGNVVLWNVMIDGYVRLGDLKASRELFDNMPQRSVVSWNVMISGYAQNGQFKEAIEMFHDMQMGDIPPNYVTLVSVLPAISRLGALELGKWVHLYAEKNEIEINDVLGSALIDMYSKCGNIEKAVQLFERIHNKKNVITWSAVIGGLAMHGRANDALKYFRRMQQASVTPSDVVYIGLLSACSHAGLVEEGRSVFNHMFNFAGLEPRIEHYGCMVDLLGRAGLLEEAEQLILNMPIQQDDVIWKALLGACKMHGNIEMGERVAGILMGLFPRDSGSYVALSNIFASRGNWEGVAEVRLKMKEMDIRKDPGCSWIEVDGVIHEFLVEDDSHPRAKEIHSMLEEISNRLRSVGYRPNTTQLLLNMDEEDKENALHYHSERIAIAFGLLSTSPQTPLRIVKNLRVCEDCHSSIKLISEIYKRKIIVRDRKRFHHFENGACSCMDYW from the coding sequence ATGAACTCTACAATGTACGAGACTACCACTGCCACTCGAGCAACTCATCCATCTTCACTCTTCCCACAAATCACAAGATGCAAATCTATCGCACAGCTTAATCAAATTCACGCCCACTTCATCAAAACTGGCCTTGTTCGTGACCCTCTTGCTGCGGCCGAAATTCTCAAATTTCTCTCCCTTTCCAATCACCGTGACGTCAACTACGCGCGTAAGTTTTTTGCTCAAATTCGTGAACCCAATTGCTTCTCTTGGAACACCGTCATCAGAGCTTTTGCTGAAGCTGATGATGATGATAGTCAGAATGATAGCGATTGTTATAAGAACCCATTTGAAGCGTTTTTATATTTTTGCCAAATGTGTAGCGATGGTTTTGTGGAACCCAATAGATTTACCTTCCCTTCTGTGTTAAAAGCCTGTACTAAAACGGCAAGGCTTCAAGAAGGGAAGCAGGTTCATGGGTTTGTTGTCAAATTAGGATTGGATAGTGATGAATTTGTTGCTAGCAATCTTGTTAGGATGTATGTTATGTGTGGACTCATGGAGGATGCCTATGTATTGTTTATGAAGAACGTTTCTGAGTATGATAATCCTAGCAAATTACCTAGAGATAAAAGGACACAAGAGGGTAATGTGGTTTTATGGAATGTGATGATTGATGGCTATGTGAGGTTGGGGGACCTTAAAGCTTCCAGGGAGTTGTTCGATAATATGCCTCAAAGAAGTGTGGTGTCATGGAATGTAATGATATCTGGGTATGCACAAAATGGGCAATTTAAGGAGGCAATAGAGATGTTTCACGATATGCAAATGGGAGATATACCTCCAAATTATGTGACTTTGGTTAGCGTACTTCCTGCAATTTCACGACTAGGTGCGCTTGAACTTGGTAAATGGGTGCATTTATATGCAGAGAAGAATGAAATTGAGATTAATGATGTGCTTGGTTCTGCTTTGATTGATATGTATTCAAAGTGTGGAAACATTGAGAAGGCAGTTCAGTTATTTGAGCGGATACATAATAAAAAGAATGTTATCACTTGGAGTGCTGTAATTGGTGGGCTTGCTATGCACGGTCGGGCAAATGATGCTCTCAAGTATTTTAGGAGGATGCAACAAGCTAGCGTGACACCCAGTGATGTTGTGTATATTGGTCTACTGAGTGCTTGCAGCCATGCTGGTTTAGTCGAAGAGGGTCGTTCAGTATTCAATCATATGTTTAATTTTGCTGGTTTAGAACCTAGGATTGAACATTATGGATGCATGGTTGATCTTCTAGGTCGTGCTGGGCTTTTGGAGGAGGCTGAACAACTTATACTAAACATGCCTATTCAACAGGATGATGTGATATGGAAAGCACTGCTTGGTGCCTGTAAAATGCATGGAAACATTGAGATGGGTGAACGTGTAGCAGGGATTTTGATGGGCTTGTTTCCACGTGATAGTGGATCTTATGTAGCTCTCTCCAATATATTTGCCTCTAGGGGAAATTGGGAAGGAGTTGCAGAGGTCAGGCTAAAAATGAAGGAAATGGATATAAGAAAAGACCCTGGATGTAGTTGGATTGAGGTTGATGGGGTGATTCATGAATTCCTTGTAGAAGATGATTCCCATCCTAGAGCTAAAGAAATCCATTCAATGTTGGAGGAAATTTCAAATAGATTGAGGTCTGTAGGCTATAGGCCAAACACTACACAACTCTTGCTCaacatggatgaagaagacaaagaAAATGCATTGCATTATCATAGTGAGAGGATTGCCATTGCCTTTGGTTTACTCAGTACAAGCCCCCAAACCCCACTTAGAATCGTTAAGAACCTACGAGTTTGTGAAGATTGTCACTCTTCAATTAAACTAATCTCAGAGATCTATAAACGTAAGATCATTGTAAGGGACCGGAAGCGATTTCACCATTTTGAGAATGGGGCATGTTCTTGTATGGACTATTGGTAG
- the LOC110649090 gene encoding putative kinase-like protein TMKL1: MAFLKLYSLYIFFIFLALSFTVSLTESLPSSSSGDVGLLLGKIKGSLQGNAENLLLSSWNSSVPLCQWRGLKWVFSNGSPLSCSDLSVPEWTNLSLYKDPSLHLLSLQLPSANLTGSLPRELGEFSMLQSLYLNINSLSGTIPLELGYSSSLFDIDLSDNMFSGVLAPSIWNLCDRLVSLKLHGDSLSGSLPEPALPNSTCEKLQFLDLGSNKFSGNFPEFLNRFPGLKELDLSNNMFSGSIPQSLTALNLEKLNLSHNNFSGMLPVFGESKFGVEVFEGNDPSLCGLPLRSCSGTSRLSSGAIAGIVIGLMTGVVVLASLLLGYMQNKKRKGREESEDESDEGEDDENGGTGGGGSGEGKLILFQGGEHLTLEVVLNATGQVTEKTNYGTVYKAKLADGSTIALRLLREGSCKDRGSCLPVIKQLGKIRHENLIPLRAFYHGKRGEKLLIYDYLPNRNLYDLLHETKAGKPVLNWARRHKIALGIARGLAYLHTGLETPITHGNVRSKNVLVDEFFVARLTEFGLDKLMVPAVADEIVALAKSDGYKAPELQRMKKCNSRTDVYAFGILLLEILIGKKPGKNGRNCDFVDLPSMVKVAVLEETTMEIFDVELLKGIRSPMEEGLVQALKLAMGCCAPVPSVRPTMDEVVKQLEENRPRNRSALYSPTETRSEIGTPF; the protein is encoded by the exons ATGGCGTTTTTGAAACTTTACTCTCTTTACATTTTCTTTATCTTCTTGGCCTTATCTTTCACTGTTTCACTCACTGAGTCCTTGCCTTCTTCATCTTCTGGTGATGTTGGACTTCTGCTGGGAAAGATCAAAGGTTCACTGCAAGGTAACGCTGAAAATCTTTTACTCTCCTCATGGAACTCCTCTGTTCCTCTTTGCCAATGGAGAGGCCTCAAATGGGTCTTCTCCAATGGTTCCCCTCTCTCTTGCAGTGATCTTTCTGTACCAGAATGGACCAATCTTTCACTCTACAAAGACCCATCTTTACACCTGCTTTCTCTCCAGCTCCCATCTGCTAATCTCACTGGTTCACTCCCTAGAGAGCTTGGTGAGTTCTCTATGCTTCAAAGTTTATATCTTAACATTAACTCTTTGAGTGGAACCATCCCTCTTGAGCTTGGTTACAGCTCTTCGCTATTTGATATTGATTTGAGTGACAATATGTTTAGTGGGGTTTTAGCTCCATCCATCTGGAATCTATGCGATAGATTAGTTTCACTTAAGCTTCATGGTGATTCACTATCCGGGTCTCTCCCTGAACCTGCATTGCCCAACTCTACTTGCGAGAAACTGCAGTTTCTTGACTTGGGTAGCAACAAGTTTTCTGGCAATTTCCCTGAATTTTTGAATCGCTTTCCAGGGCTCAAGGAGCTCGATCTCTCTAATAACATGTTTTCGGGTTCTATTCCTCAGAGTTTAACTGCGTTAAACCTTGAAAAATTGAATCTTTCACACAATAACTTTAGTGGGATGTTGCCTGTTTTTGGTGAATCAAAGTTTGGTGTGGAGGTTTTTGAAGGGAACGATCCTAGTCTTTGTGGGTTACCATTAAGAAGTTGTAGCGGAACTTCAAGATTGAGCTCAGGTGCAATTGCTGGCATTGTGATTGGATTAATGACTGGAGTCGTAGTTTTGGCCTCATTATTACTTGGCTATATGCAAAACAAGAAGAGGAAAGGTAGGGAAGAGAGTGAAGATGAATCAGACGAAGGAGAAGATGATGAAAATGGTGGCACTGGTGGTGGTGGCAGCGGCGAAGGAAAACTAATTTTGTTTCAAGGCGGCGAGCATTTGACATTAGAGGTCGTTTTGAATGCGACAGGACAGGTAACAGAGAAGACTAATTATGGGACTGTTTATAAGGCAAAGCTTGCTGATGGAAGTACAATTGCTTTGAGGTTGTTGAGGGAAGGTAGTTGCAAGGATAGGGGTTCATGCTTACCAGTGATAAAGCAACTGGGAAAGATTAGACATGAGAATTTGATTCCTTTGAGAGCTTTCTACCATGGGAAAAGAGGGGAGAAGCTGCTCATATATGACTATCTTCCAAATAGAAACCTCTATGATCTTTTACATG AAACTAAAGCTGGAAAACCAGTGTTGAACTGGGCAAGGCGGCACAAGATTGCATTGGGTATAGCCAGGGGACTAGCATATCTTCATACAGGCCTTGAGACACCCATTACCCATGGAAATGTGAGATCCAAAAATGTGCTTGTGGATGAATTTTTTGTTGCCAGGCTTACTGAATTTGGGCTTGACAAGCTAATGGTCCCTGCCGTGGCTGATGAAATAGTGGCACTTGCAAAATCTGATGGTTACAAGGCACCAGAGCTTCAGAGGATGAAGAAATGCAATTCCAGAACAGATGTATATGCATTCGGAATACTTTTACTGGAGATTTTGATTGGCAAAAAGCCTGGGAAAAATGGGAGAAATTGTGATTTCGTGGACTTGCCTTCAATGGTAAAAGTGGCAGTTTTGGAGGAAACAACAATGGAAATTTTTGATGTGGAGCTTTTGAAAGGAATAAGGAGTCCAATGGAAGAAGGATTAGTTCAGGCACTGAAACTCGCAATGGGATGTTGCGCTCCAGTGCCTTCGGTTAGACCCACCATGGATGAAGTTGTGAAGCAATTGGAAGAGAACAGACCAAGAAACAGGTCTGCTTTGTACAGTCCTACTGAAACAAGAAGCGAAATCGGTACCCCTTTCTAA
- the LOC110649091 gene encoding probable pectate lyase 20, which produces MAVSLRCFCICTLMIIVLFVRVKASTEKSQLKSRLEEKQLLQSSKNSSMAKDGSGDAWNEHAVENPEEIASTVVESIRNSTTRRNLGFFSCVTGNPIDDCWRCDPNWQRNRKRLADCGIGFGRNAIGGRDGRYYVVTDPRDDDPVNPKPGTLRHAVIQERPLWIVFKRDMVITLKQELIMNSFKTIDARGVNVHIANGACITIQFITNVIIHGLHIHDCKPTGNAMVRSSPTHYGWRTMADGDGISIFGSSHIWIDHNSLSNCADGLIDAIMGSTAITISNNYFTHHNEVMLLGHSDSYTRDKQMQVTIAYNHFGEGLIQRMPRCRHGYFHVVNNDYTHWEMYAIGGSAQPTINSQGNRYLAPDNAFAKEVTKRVDTANNVWTNWNWRSEGDLMLNGAYFTSSGAGASASYARASSLGAKSSSMVGAITSSAGALSCRRGRQC; this is translated from the exons ATGGCGGTTTCGCTGAGATGTTTTTGTATATGCACATTGATGATTATTGTCCTGTTCGTTAGAGTGAAGGCATCAACGGAGAAGAGCCAGCTGAAATCGAG GTTGGAGGAAAAACAGCTGTTGCAGAGCTCCAAAAACTCATCAATGGCGAAGGACGG GTCAGGTGATGCATGGAATGAGCATGCTGTTGAGAATCCGGAAGAGATTGCTTCTACGGTTGTTGA GAGCATACGCAACAGCACAACAAGAAGGAATTTAGGATTCTTCTCCTGTGTGACGGGCAACCCAATTGATGATTGTTGGAGATGCGACCCCAATTGGCAGCGAAACAGGAAACGTCTTGCTGACTGTGGGATTGGTTTTGGACGCAATGCCATTGGTGGTCGCGACGGCAGATACTATGTCGTGACCGACCCTCGAGATGATGACCCTGTTAATCCAAAACCTGGCACTCTCCGCCACGCTGTTATTCAAGAAAGACCTTTGTGGATTGTGTTCAAGAGGGACATGGTGATCACTCTTAAGCAGGAGCTTATTATGAACAGTTTCAAGACTATTGATGCCCGTGGGGTTAACGTCCACATTGCCAATGGAGCTTGCATTACTATCCAATTTATCACAAATGTCATTATTCATGGTCTCCATATCCATGATTGCAAGCCTACTGGCAATGCCATGGTTCGTAGCTCTCCTACTCATTATGGATGGAGGACGATGGCTGATGGAGATGGGATTTCCATTTTTGGGTCTAGTCATATTTGGATTGATCACAATTCTCTATCGAATTGCGCAGATGGGCTTATTGATGCTATAATGGGATCAACCGCCATTACCATTTCGAACAATTACTTCACCCACCACAATGAG GTTATGTTATTGGGTCACAGTGACTCCTACACAAGAGATAAGCAGATGCAAGTAACAATTGCCTACAACCACTTTGGTGAGGGTCTTATCCAGAGAATGCCAAG GTGTAGGCATGGGTATTTCCATGTGGTGAATAATGACTATACACACTGGGAAATGTATGCCATTGGTGGAAGTGCCCAACCTACAATTAATAGCCAAGGAAACAGATATCTTGCCCCTGACAATGCTTTTGCTAAAGAG GTGACGAAGAGGGTGGACACAGCAAATAATGTATGGACAAACTGGAATTGGAGATCAGAGGGAGATCTCATGCTAAATGGAGCCTACTTCACCTCATCAGGGGCTGGAGCTTCAGCCAGCTATGCCCGGGCTTCAAGCTTAGGGGCCAAGTCCTCTTCCATGGTtggcgccattacttcaagtgctGGTGCACTTTCCTGCCGCAGGGGTCGCCAATGTTAA